The genomic DNA CTGAAGTTCTGGCGCACGATCTCGCCGGGGGCGGTGCTGAGCACGATGTCGGCACCGCGTCCGCCGGTGCGGCCGAGGACGTCGTCGACGAAGTTCAGTGAACGGGAGTCGAGCACGTCGTCGGCGCCCTGGTCGAGGGCGTAGGCACGGCGTTCGTCGCTCCCCGCGGTGCCGATCACCCTGGCGCCGTGCAGTTTCGCGACCTGGATGGCGCAGGCGCCGACACCGCCCGCTGCGCCGTGCACGAGCACGGTCTCGCCGGGGCGGACCCGGGCCAGCTCGAGCAGGGCGTATTCGGCGGTCACCATCGACACCGTGGAACTGCACAGTTCGGGGCGGATGGTGTCGGCGGCCGGGCCGACCAGCTCGGCGCTGGTGACGTGGTAGCGCTCGATCATGCCCGGCGAGGCCAGGCCGACGCGGTCACCGACACGCAGGCCGGTGACGCCGGGCCCGACGCGCACGATCGTGCCCGCCCCCTCCATGCCCGGCGAGGTGCCGAAATGGGTTCCCGCGAGATCGTTCTCGTCGAGGATGCCCAGGATCTTGAGCGGGTCCTTGAACCCGAGACCGATGGCGGCCATCCGGACTTCGACCTCGCCCGGGCCGGGGGCACGGCGTTCGGCGCGCCGCCAGCCGAGCTGGGACAGCACGCGCGAACGCGGGATGTCGAGGGCGAAGTTGGCTTCCGGGTCCAGCAGTGGGGTGGCGATATCCGCGGCGGCGAGCCGATCGGGCAGGGCGCGTTCGACGATGCTGGTCCAGCGCAGTCCGTCGCGCAGGAAGATCTCGTCGGTGCCGTCAACTCCGAAGGCGCCGGGGACGCGCAGTTCGGCGGCGAGTTCGGCGGCGGTGGTGCCTGTGTCGATGTCGATCAGGCGCCAGCGCAGCGAGGGTTGTTCGTTGAGCAGGACGCGGCGGGCGCCCGCGAGCGCGGCGTGCACGGGGTCCGCAGCGGCGGGGTCGTCGGGGTGGACGAAGGCGCGTTCGGTGACGAGGCTGACGTGCAGGGAGCCGTCGCCGGTGAGCGGCAGGGGTTCGGGGTTGATGTCGTCGGCGAAGCGTTCCACGGTCAGGGCCAGACGGCTGAGCAGCCACAAGGCGTGCACCGGATCGCCGGTCCCCGCGACGACGCAGATGTGGAGGCGTTCGATGCCGTCGCGGGAGTGGGCGGCGCGCACGTGGGTGAGCAGGTGCTCGGCGATCGGCTCGTCCGAGCGGTCGACGTAACCGGGGATGCCTCTGCTCGTGTCGGGAACATGGGCCGGTGCCGCCGACGAGAGGTGGCCGCCGAGCGCGGTATTCGGAGCCGGAAATGCTTCCGGCACGTGACCGTTCCCCCCGGTGATCACGGGACCCGCCGCGAAATCGGTGGACGCCGGACCGGCGGCCGTCGATGCGGCAGGGTGCGCACCGTCGTCGAGACCGGTGTCGTTGCCGAACAGTTCCGAGGCCTCGAGGATGTCGACGGTTCCGCTCGACCGGGCGGCGCGGGTGACGCGATCGGCGGTCGCGCCGGGGAGCAGCACGATCAGGGTGTGCGCTGGACCGTTCCGCTCGATGGGCGCGATCGGGTCCAGCAGGGTCCAGCGTTCCTCGTAGTAGAGCGGTTCGAGCGCGCGCAGTGCGCCGCCGCCGAAGGGGACGGCGCGGAAGCGGGCGCCGAGGATCTGCAGGACAAGATTGTGTTCGGCGTCCAGGACGGTGATGTCGGCGCGCAGGGGAGCGGTCAGGTGCGCGATCACGACGACCTGCGCTGGGAGATCGGCGAACTGACGCACCGCGTCGGCGCCGACGGGGATCACCGCACCGTCGAGTTCGGGCCCGCCCGCGTCGCCGAGCGACACGATCTGCCAGGCGGCGTCCAGGATGCAGGGGTGCGCCTGGTGACCGGTGTACCCGGTGCCGTTGCCCGACTCGGCGTTCGTGTGGAGCTCGCCCCTGGCACCGAGAGCGGCGGTCGTACCGAGGCCGGTGTTCACGTCGAGAGCGGCGTTCGTGCCGGATTCGCTCCTCACGCCGAGGCCGGCATTCGTCTCGGAAGCCGGGTTCGCACCGAGACCTGTGTTCGCACCGAGACCTGTGTTCGTGTCGCGGGCGGTGTTCGTGTCGCGGGCGGTGTCCGTGTCGCGGGCGGTGTCCGTGTCGCGGGCGGTGTTCGTGTCGCGGGCGACAATGTGCGCGACGACGATGTCACCGCCGACCCATGCTCGCCGGACCAGCTGGAAGGCGGGGCCATGCTCCACGCCGGTGGCACGCAGATCGACGTAGAGCTGCGCGGGGTCGGCGGGGGTCATGGCGGTGGTGTCGGGAACGACGATCTCGGCGGGTTCGTAGTCGCCCTCGACCAGGCGGGCGGTGGCGTGTTCGGTCCATACCGCGCCGAGTGCGGGGCGCGAGCGGATGGTGAGGCGGCCGGTGGATTTCTCGACCCGGACATCGAAGATCGGAATATCGCCCGGCTCGATGATCAGGGGGGCGGTGAAACGCACGTCCTCGACGGCGGCGCGGCATCGCGTGGTGCGGGCGCCGGTGGTGGTGCGGGCGGTGGCGGAGCGTTCGACGGCGGCGGCGCTGAGGGCGGCGTCGAGGTAGGCGGCGCCGGGCAGCATGCGGGAGCCGTCGACGATGTGGTCGTCGAGCCAGGGCAGGGTGGCGGCGGCCAACTGGAGCGTCCAGCGGTGGTCGTCGTCGAGGGCGGGGTCGCCGAGCATCGCGGGGATGCCGGGGGTGCCGTGGCGCTGCTGGGTGAACTCGGGCAGGTCCGAGCGCAGGTGGCGGCGTTGCCACGGGTAGCGCGGAAGTGGGTGGTGCGGTGCGGGTCGCTGCCCGAGCAGGGCGGGCAGGTCGAGGGCGCCCGCGGCGTAGAGGCGGGCGATGGTGCGGCGCAGGCTCGCATCGTCGGATTGTTTGCGGTCCAGCGTGGCGACGGTGGCGCCGTTCTCACCGGTCTGCAGCAGGATTTCGCGCAGATTCGCGCCGAGGACGGGGTGGGGGCCGACTTCGAGGAAGACCCGGCCGCCGTCGGCGAGCAGGGCGCGGGCGGCGTCGGCGAAGCGGACCGGTTCGCGGACGTTGGCGCACCAGTAGTCCGCGTCCCAGTCCGCGCTGGTCACCGCGGCCCCGGTGACGGTGGAGTACAGCGGGATACGGGGTGCGCGGGGTCGCAGTCCGGCCAGGTCGGTGCGCAGTTCGTCGAGGATGGGGTCCATGAGCGCGCTGTGATACGGGACTTCGACGTGTAGTCGGCGCGCGAAAACGCCCTGGGCGGTGAGGGTTTCGGCGATGTCGTCGAGACGGTCGGACGCACCGGACAGTGTGGTGGCGGCGGGGCTGTTGACGGCGGCGATGTCCACGCCTTCGCCGGTGAACTCGCCGGCTCGATCGGCGGGCAGGCCGACGGCGAGCATGGCGCCCGTGCCCGCGGTGCGGGCCTGCAGCCGGGCGCGGTGGTAGGCGACGGTGACGGCGTCGGTCAGGGAGAGCATGCCGGTGACGTAGGCAGCCGAGACCTCGCCGACACTGTGGCCGACGACGGCGGCGGGCAGGATGCCGAGTGCGGCCAGGGTTTCGGTGAGCGCCACTTGGACCAGGAAGTTCGCGGGCTGGGCGATTTCGGTGGCGGTGACGCGCGACTGAGCTTCGCAGCGGGTGAGTTCGGTGCGGATCGACCAGCCGGCGACGGCGGTGAAGGCGGTGTCGACGCGTTCGGCGGCACTGGCGAATGTCGTGTTCTCGGTGAGCAGTCGGCGCGCCATGGCCCACCATTGCGGGCCCATGCCGGTGTAGACGAAGACGATGCCGGTCTCGGGTGTGGCGACGGTTCGGGTGAGGGCGCGGCCCTCGCCCGCGGCGAAAGCGCGTAGGTCGCTGATCAGGGTCGCGGCGTCGGTGAAGGGCATCCCGAGCCGGAACGGGTGGTGCGCGCGCCGGGTCCATGCGGCCGCGGCGAGTCGGTCGGGGTCGGCTCCGGATTCCAGTTCGTCGGCGAACGCGGCGGCGAGATGGCGGACGGCCTGTTCGCTGCGCGCCGACAGAGGCAGCACGCCGCCGCCGACCACCCTGGCGATCGCAGTGGGCTCGTCCGAGGGCTGCCCAGGCAGGTGTACGCCGGTCGCCGGGCCGGGCCGATGCTCGCGCAGGATGGCGTGGGCGTTGGTGCCGCCGTAGCCGAATCCGTTGACCGCCACCACCATCGGTGCGTCACCGGCGGGTGCTTCGGCCTGGGTCTGGATCGTGAGATTCAGGGCGTCGAGGTCGAGGTCGGGGTTGAGTTCGTCGTCGAGCCAGCCTTGCGGGGGCAGGGTGCGGTGGGTGAGGGCGAGAGCGGATCTGATGACGCTCGCGATGCCCGCGGCCGCTTCGGTGTGGCCGAGGGTGGCTTTGACCGAGCCGACGCCGAGGGGGCGGGTGCGGCCGGGGACGGCGCCGTAGGCGCGGCCGATGGCGCGCAGTTCGAGGGGGTCGCCGACGGGGGTGCCGGTGCCGTGGGCTTCGACATAGTCGATCTCGTGCGGTGCCCGGCCCGCGCGTGCGCGGACGGCCTCGGCGAGGCGCTGCTGGGCGTCGGGATTGGGGACGGTGATGGCGGTGGTGCGGCCGTCCTGGTTGACGCCGGTCGCCTCGAGTACCGCGTACACGCGGTCGCCGTCGCGTTCGGCGGCGGCCAGCGGTTTGAGCACGACCATGCCCGCGCCCTCGCCGCGGCCGTAGCCGTCGGCGCTCGCCCCGAAGGATTTGCTGCGGCCGTCCTCGGCGAGGAAGCCGCCTTTGCACATGGACACGAAGGTGCCCGGTTGCAGCATGAGGTTGACCCCGCCCGCCAGAGCCATCCCGCAGTCGCCGTCGGCGAGCGCCCGGCAGGCGGCGTGCAGGGCTACCAGCGACGACGAACAGGCGGTGTCGACGGTGAGGCTGGGCCCCGCGAGGTCGAGGGCGTAGGAGATGCGGTTGGACAGCATCGTGTAGGACGCGCCCGCCGAGGAGTGCATGTCGATGTGCGGCAAGGCGGCGCCGGTGAATCCGACGGCGAGTTGGTCGAGGGTGAACGCGCCGAGGTAGACGCCGACCGGCGCGTCCGCGGTGCGCCCGGCCACGCCCGCGTCGTCGAGCGCTTCCCATGCCACTTCGAGGGCCAGGCGCTGCTGCGGGTCCATCGCGGCCGCCTCGCGCGGGGAGATGCCGAAGAAGTCGGGATCGAAGGCCCACGGGTCGGTGGTGAGGAAGGCCGCGCGCCGGGTGTACATGCGGCCGGGTGCGCGGCGGTCGGGGTCGTAGTAGCGGCGGTGGTCCCAGCGGTCGGCGGGGATGTCGGTGACCGCATCGCCGCCGCCGATGACGAAGTCCCAGAACGTTTCCGGTGAATCGATGCCGGCGCCGTAGCGGCAGCCGATGCCGATGATCGCGATATCCGGCGCGGGAATGAAAGACACGGATCGTGCTCCTTCGCTCATTCGCCGCTCGCGCGCAGACTGCGCGGCAGCCACATCATGACGTTGACCTCGGGTCCGCCGCGGCCGAGCCGGACGCGTCCGACCCGCAGCGCGCCGCCGGCCTCGTAATAGGCGACGTTGCCGTCCTTGCAGAGTCCGAACATGGGCGCCTGAGCACGCTCGAGTTCGCCCATGACGTGGGCGAGCAACGCGCGGCCGACCCCGCCGCGTTGCCGGTCCGGTGCCACCGCGAGGCTGACGCCAAAGAAGTGCGGCAGGCCGCTCGCGATGGCGGACATGGTGGCGTCCATGCGCAGGACGCGGGGCCCGGCCGAGCCCATGGCCCAGGCGAATTCGGGGACGGCGGCCAGGTAGCGCAACGGGCCGAAGCGGTGGTCCGGTTTCTGCCACAGGCCCACCCCGGCGACGCGGCCCTCGACGGTGGCCACGAGCGCGCCGTCGTTGGGCAGGTATTGGTGGCGCAGCATCGCGCGGTGCAGCCGGTGCTGGTGGCGGGGCCTGCGCGCGGGGTCGGGGAACATGTACTCGCCGAACGGGTCGTCGCTGCCGAAGGCGCGGTCGAGGATCGAGACCATTTCGGGCACATCGGCTTTCACCGCCGCTCTGACGACGATCTCGGTATCGGTCACGGTCACCGCACACCCCTGCTTCGCATCGGCCACGCCCGGAGCGGCGGCCTGCACACCATTGACAGACAGCAACGTACACCAATAGGCTGCGACACGCACCGGATCGCTACTGACGAGTAACACAGCGAAACATCAACGCGGTGTTGATCTTTCGCGTGCGCCGCGGGCCGCCATCACACGGCGCGCACCCCGTTCACGGCGGGTGTCCGGCCCTCTCGACGACAACCTCTCCACGGAAGGATGGCCCGTCATGGCGTCTCCGTCTTCGCCGTCGGACACCGCACTGCCCGACGGCGACACCACCCTGTACCCACCGCGCTGGCAGCCCGCTCCCATGCGCTGGCATCGCACGCGCGTCGGCTGGCGCGAATCCTGGCGATACGTCGCGCAATTCGTGCCACGCTGGCGTGATCGCAGCCTGATCCACTATCTGGCCGCCGAGCTGCCCGGCGCCGACGACGTGCTGATCACCCGGCTGCCGTTGCTGAAATTCGTGGTGGTGCGCAGTCCCACCCTGGCACGGCACATCCTGGTGACCAATCAGGACACCTACGCCAAGAGCGCCGAATACGACATGATGGCGGTGACATTCGGTCACGGCCTGGTCACCGACCCCGACGATCGCCGCTACCACCGCAATCGCCGACTGGTACAGCCGATCTTCTCGCGCGCGAACATCGACCGTTTCGCCGTACCGATCACCGAGGCCGCCGCCGACGCCGCCGAGCGCATCATGGCGCTCGGCGCCCACGGCCCGGTCGACATCGGTGCGGAGATGAACCGGCTGACCCTCGACATCGTCGCGCGCACGATGTTCGGCACCGACCTGTCGGGGCCGATCTCCCAGATCCGGTTGACGAATCTGCTGAAGTTCTTCGGCATCGGGTTCATGACCAATATCAGCCGCCCGCTGCGCGCCGTCTCGACACTGGTCGTCCGGTTGACCACCCCGCCCGCCCGGCGGGCGGGCTCCCGGATCCCGATTCGTGCGATGCGGTGGGTCACGTGGCTGTCCTCGCCGGCGATGATGCTCGAGCTGCGCCGTATCGAGCGCGCCGTGGATTCGGTGATCGACGATCACCGTCAGGGCCGCATCACGCGCACCGACAATCTGCTGGGGCTGTTGACCGCCGCGCGCGATCCCGAGACCGGGCACGCCTACAGCGACGCCGAGATCCACGACGAGCTGATGACCTTCATAGGCGCGGGCATGGAGACCTCGGCGACCGCGCTGACCTGGACCTGGACGCTGCTGGCGGCGCATCCGCCGGCGCGCGAGCGCATGCACGAGGAGCTGCGCCGGGTGCTGGGCGGGCGCACCCCGACCGCCGACGACGTCGACACGCTCGAATGGACGAAGGCGGTGCTGACCGAGTCGATGCGGTTGTATCCGCCGATCATCGGGTTGACCCGGGTGGCGAAGAAGCCCGACGTGCTCGGCGGTTACCGGATCGCGGTGGGCACGACGATCGTGATCAGCCTGCACGGCGTGCACCACAATCCCTCGGTGTGGCCGGAGCCGGAGCGCTTCGACCCGGCGCGGCATCTGGATCCGGCGACGGCGGTGCAGCGCAGGCACGGGATGCTGGCGTTCAGCGCGGGCAGACGGATCTGTGTGGCACAGAATTTCGCGATGATGGAGATGACGCTGGCGCTGGCGGTGCTGGCCCAGCGGATGGTTCTCGAACCCGCCTACGAGGGCCCGGTGCGGCGCGCGTTGTCGTTCACCGGCGGACCGGACGCGGCGGTGCCGATGCGGCCGCTGCCGCGGGGCCGATAGAGCATCGACTCACCGCGATCACCATCGGGCGCGCCGCTTCCGGCGAAGGTGGTAGGAAAGGAACGTGTCCGCAACTGGTCGAGAATCCGATTCGAAGAACTCACGCGCGGTCGCCGAAGTGGTGGACCTGGTCAGCAGGCTGATCAGGTTCGATACCTCCAATACCGGCGACCTGGCCACCACCAAGGGTGAGCAGGAGTGTGCCGAGTGGGTGGGTGATCGCCTGCGTGAGGTCGGCTACACCACCGAGTACGTGGAGTCGGGCGCTCCCGGCCGCGGCAATCTCTTCGCCCGTCTGCACGGCGCCGATCCCAGCCGAGGCGCGCTGATGATCCACGGTCATCTGGATGTGGTTCCGGCCCAAGCCTCGGACTGGAGTGTGCATCCGTTCTCCGGCGCGGTGCGCGACGGTTATGTGTGGGGTCGCGGAGCGATCGACATGAAGGACATGGTCGGCATGATGCTGGCCGTGGCACGCCAGTTCAAGGCCGAGGGCACGGTCCCGCCGCGCGATCTGGTGTTCGCGTTCCTGGCCGACGAGGAGAACGGGGGCCGGTGGGGTTCGCAGTGGCTGGTCGACAACCGGCCCGATGTGTTCGACGGGGTCACCGAGGCCGTCGGCGAGGTGGGTGGTTTCTCGCTGACGCTGCCGCGCCGTGACGGCACCGAACGCCGGTTCTACCTGGTGGAGACCGCGGAGAAGAGCTTGGGCTGGATGCGTCTTCGAGCCAAGGCGCGCGCCGGGCACGGCTCGTTCCTGCACGAGGACAACGCGGTGACGATCTTGGCTCAGGCGGTGGCGCGGCTGGGCACGCACACCTTCCCGCTGGTGCTGTCGGATTCGGTCGCCGAGTTCCTGTCCGCGGTCGCCGAGGAGACCGGGTTGCCGTTCGATCCGCACGGTCCCGACATCGAAGGTCAGCTGGCCAAGCTGGGCACGATCTCGCGCATCATCGGCGCGACGCTGCGCGACACCGCGAATCCGACCATGCTGGCGGCCGGGTACAAGGCGAACGTGATCCCGCAGACCGCCGAAGCGGTGGTCGACTGCCGGGTGCTGCCGGGGCGGCAGGCCGCGTTCGAGCGCGAGGTCGACGAATTGATCGGCCCCGACGTGCAGCGGGAATGGATCACGAAACTCGACTCCTACGAGACGACCTTCGACGGGCATCTGGTGGACGCGATGAACGACGCGATCCTCGCGCACGATCCCGACGGTCGCACGGTGCCCTACATGCTCTCCGGCGGTACGGACGCGAAGGCCTTCGCCCGCCTGGGGATTCGCTGCTTCGGTTTCGCGCCGCTGCGGCTTCCGCCGGAACTGGATTTCAGCGCGCTGTTCCACGGTGTCGACGAGCGGGTTCCGGTGGAATCGCTCGAGTTCGGCACCAAGGTGCTGGAACATTTCCTGTTGAACAGCTGAACTGTGACCACCCACCCCCGACGTACACACTGTCCGCTCAGGAAGGAACCATGGCTTACAACCCTTACGACGCGCTTCCGAAGGTCCCCTCGTTCACGCTGACCTCCGAGGATGTCACCGACGGTCAGCCGTTGGGCAACGCTCAGGTCAGTGGCGTGATGGGCGCGGGCGGCAAGGACATCTCCCCGCAGTTGTCCTGGTCGGGGTTCCCGCCGGAGACCAAGAGTTTCGCGGTCACCGTGTTCGACCCGGACGCTCCGACGGCGTCGGGTTTCTGGCATTGGGCCGTGGCCGACATCCCGGCTTCGGTGACCTCGCTGCCCTCGGGCGCCGCCGACGGCGGCCTGCCCGAGGGCGCGATCACCCTGCGCCACGACGCCGGTGGCACGGGCTATGTGGGCGCCGCTCCGCCGGCCGGGCACGGCCCGCACCGGTACTTCATCGCGGTGCACGCGGTGGATGTGGAACACCTGGGCGTCGACGAGAACACCACTCCGGCGGTGCTGGGATTCAATCTGTTCTCGCACGCGCTGGCGCGCGCGATCCTGGTGGGTACCCACGAGCAGAAGTGACGCTCGGCGCGACGGCGAAAAGGCCCGGGGCGTTTCGCGCCCCGGGCCTTCTCTGTACACAGGTCAGACGTTGACGACGTGCGCGGGCGGGGTCTCGGCGTAGAGCTCGGCGATGGTGGTGGCGTACTTCTCGGCGATCGGCTTGCGCTTGAGCGACATCTTCGGGGTCAGTTCGTCGCCGCCGGGCTCCCACACCGAGTCGACGACGGTGAAGCGCTTGATCTGCTCGACCCGGGAGAGCTTGGTGTTGCCCGCCTTGACCGCGGCGTGCACCTCGTCGATGATCTCGCGGCGCGCGGTGAGGGTCGCGAAGTCGGCGTCGGTGGCACCGAAGTCCTTGGCGCGCAGTGCGAGCATGTCGGGATCGAGGGCGATCAGCGCGGTGATGTAGGGCTTGGCCTCGCCGATGGCCACGACCTGGCTGACCAAGGAGGACACCGCTTTGACGGCGTTCTCGATATTGCTGGGGGCGATGTTCTTGCCCGCCTCGTTGATGATCAGTTCCTTCTTGCGATCGATGATCGTCAGGTAACCGTCGTCGTCGATGGTGCCGACGTCACCGGTGTGCAGCCAGCCCTCGTCGTCGATCGCCTCGGCGGTCTTGTCGGGCATGCCGCGGTAGCCGCGGGTGACGATGGGGCCGCGGATGAGGACCTCGCCGTCCTCTGCCAGCTTGATCTCCGCACCGTCGACGACGCGGCCGACGGTGCCGGGGCGCGGCTTGTCCAGTTCGGTGTAGGTGCCCACGCCGGTGGTCTCCGACATGCCCCACACTTCGCTGACGGTGAAGCCCAGTCCCAGGTAGAACTCCAGGGTTTCGGCGGGGATGGGGGCGGCGCCGGAGGCGGCGACCTTGAGTTCGTCGAAACCCAGGGCGGCACGCAGCTTGGACAGCACCAGCTTCTCGGCCAGCTTGTGCTGCAGCGACAGCAGTGCGGGGCGGCCCTTGCCCGCGAGGTCGGCGCGGGCGGCGGCGACGCCGGTGTCCACGGCCCACAGGGCGAGCTTCTTCTTGACCGGGCTGGCCTCGGCGGCGAGTTTGGCCTCCACGCCGCCCTTGATCTTCTGCCACACGCGCGGCACGCCGAAGAAGGTGGTGGGCCGGGCATCGGGCAGGGCGGCGGCGATCTCGCGGGGGTCGGGCACGGTGGTGATCTGGATGCCGGTGACCAGGTTGATGGTGTGTCCGGAGATACGGTCGGCGACGTGCGCGGCGGGCAGGTAGGACACCGCCCGGTCGTCGAGACCGACCCGCAGCGGGCCGCTGACCAGCGCGGTGATCTGGGCGAGGGCGTTGGCGTGGGTGATCTCCACCCCCTTGGACGGGCCGGTGGTGCCGGAGGTGTAGATGAGGGTGGCCAGGTCGGTGTTGGTGACCGCGCGCCAGGCGGCGTCGAAATCGAAGTCGGCGGCGGGGTTGGCCGCGAGGTCGGCCAGGGTCAGCGTGCCGGTGGCGGGGCCGTCGACGACGACGATGTACTCGATGTCGACACCGGTGGCCTTGATGACCTCGAGGAAGGCCTGTTCGGTGACGACGACCTTGTTGCCCGCGTTGCCGAATTGGTGGGTGATCTGCTCGGGGGAGCTGGTGTTGTACACCGAGAACGGGGTGGCACCCAGGTGCAGCGCGGCGGTGTCGACGAGGTTGAACTCCGGACGGTTGGTGAGCATGATGCCGACGGTGTCGCCGTGCTTCACGCCGAGTCCGGCCAGCCCGGCCGCCAGGGCCCGCACCCGTTCACCGTATTCGCGCCAGGTGATCTCGGTGGTACCGCCGACCGTGCGCAGCGCGATCTGATCGGGTCGCAGCGTGAGGGTCTCCTGGAAGGCTTCGGGCACGGTGTAGACCGTCTTGCCCGTCTCGTGCGCGAAACCGATTGCTGAAATGCTCATATTTCCCTGTTCCCGATGTCGTTCGTCAACGCGACTTCATCCATTTCGGGTTGTTGC from Nocardia higoensis includes the following:
- a CDS encoding AMP-dependent synthetase/ligase translates to MSISAIGFAHETGKTVYTVPEAFQETLTLRPDQIALRTVGGTTEITWREYGERVRALAAGLAGLGVKHGDTVGIMLTNRPEFNLVDTAALHLGATPFSVYNTSSPEQITHQFGNAGNKVVVTEQAFLEVIKATGVDIEYIVVVDGPATGTLTLADLAANPAADFDFDAAWRAVTNTDLATLIYTSGTTGPSKGVEITHANALAQITALVSGPLRVGLDDRAVSYLPAAHVADRISGHTINLVTGIQITTVPDPREIAAALPDARPTTFFGVPRVWQKIKGGVEAKLAAEASPVKKKLALWAVDTGVAAARADLAGKGRPALLSLQHKLAEKLVLSKLRAALGFDELKVAASGAAPIPAETLEFYLGLGFTVSEVWGMSETTGVGTYTELDKPRPGTVGRVVDGAEIKLAEDGEVLIRGPIVTRGYRGMPDKTAEAIDDEGWLHTGDVGTIDDDGYLTIIDRKKELIINEAGKNIAPSNIENAVKAVSSLVSQVVAIGEAKPYITALIALDPDMLALRAKDFGATDADFATLTARREIIDEVHAAVKAGNTKLSRVEQIKRFTVVDSVWEPGGDELTPKMSLKRKPIAEKYATTIAELYAETPPAHVVNV